One Enterococcus silesiacus genomic window carries:
- a CDS encoding glucosyl transferase family 2 — protein sequence MLSIIVPCYNEEESIPLFFEEVEKVSSQIQHDIEYIFINDGSKDQTLNTLRNLYKEHPEKVRFISFSRNFGKEAGLYAGLNEATGDLITVMDVDLQDPPELLPKMIQMLEANRELDCIGTRRGDREGEPPIRSFFAKMFYRLVNKIGETEMVDGARDFRLMTRQMVDGILELTEYNRFSKGIFSWVGFNTEYLSYENRERVAGSTSWSFLSLLSYSIDGIVNFSEAPLNLASYVGAFSCVGSVIAMFIIFFRTIIQGDPTSGWPSMVCIILFVGGLQLLCLGIIGKYIGKIFLETKKRPIYLVKETEKDQKK from the coding sequence ATGCTATCTATTATCGTTCCTTGTTACAACGAAGAGGAGTCAATCCCATTGTTTTTTGAAGAAGTGGAGAAAGTAAGTTCACAAATTCAACATGACATAGAATACATATTTATTAACGATGGTTCAAAAGACCAAACGTTAAATACACTGAGAAATTTATATAAAGAACATCCTGAAAAAGTTCGTTTCATTTCGTTTTCTAGAAATTTTGGAAAAGAAGCAGGATTGTACGCTGGACTTAATGAAGCGACAGGCGACTTAATTACCGTAATGGATGTTGATTTACAAGACCCGCCAGAATTACTGCCTAAAATGATTCAAATGCTTGAAGCAAACCGGGAATTGGATTGTATCGGTACAAGACGAGGGGATCGAGAAGGCGAACCGCCTATTCGCAGTTTTTTTGCTAAGATGTTTTATCGATTGGTTAATAAAATTGGTGAGACAGAGATGGTTGATGGTGCCAGAGATTTTCGCTTGATGACCCGTCAAATGGTAGATGGAATTTTAGAGTTAACTGAGTACAACCGTTTTTCAAAAGGTATTTTTAGTTGGGTAGGATTCAATACGGAATATCTTTCTTACGAAAATCGTGAACGGGTAGCGGGGTCTACTTCGTGGTCATTTTTGAGTCTATTAAGTTACTCGATTGATGGTATTGTCAATTTTTCAGAAGCTCCATTAAATCTTGCTTCTTATGTTGGGGCTTTTTCATGTGTTGGATCTGTTATTGCGATGTTTATTATTTTCTTTAGAACGATTATTCAAGGAGATCCTACTAGCGGATGGCCTTCTATGGTTTGTATTATTCTATTTGTTGGCGGTTTGCAGTTACTTTGCCTTGGTATTATTGGTAAATACATCGGTAAGATTTTCTTGGAAACAAAAAAACGTCCGATTTATCTTGTTAAAGAAACAGAAAAAGATCAAAAAAAATAA